A single genomic interval of Amycolatopsis albispora harbors:
- the clpS gene encoding ATP-dependent Clp protease adapter ClpS, translated as MSTPAAEPMVEPSAADLGAEDKPWQTVVWNDPVNLMSYVTYVFQKLFGYSREHATKLMLDVHHKGKAIVSSGGKEKVEGDVAKLHAAGLWATMEHPS; from the coding sequence ATGAGTACGCCTGCCGCCGAACCGATGGTGGAGCCGTCCGCGGCCGACCTGGGGGCTGAGGACAAACCGTGGCAGACAGTGGTCTGGAACGACCCGGTGAACCTCATGTCGTACGTGACCTACGTGTTCCAGAAGCTGTTCGGGTACAGCCGCGAGCACGCCACCAAGTTGATGCTGGACGTCCACCACAAGGGCAAAGCCATCGTCTCCTCTGGGGGCAAGGAGAAGGTGGAGGGTGACGTGGCGAAGCTGCACGCCGCCGGGTTGTGGGCAACCATGGAGCACCCGTCGTGA
- a CDS encoding biotin transporter BioY, which translates to MSTLTLAARRPVLADLIPGALVRDITLVAAGAGLTGLAAQLVIPVPGSPVPMTGQTFAALLVGAALGWQRGGAAMLLYLLVGAAGVPWFNGGTSGMFGASAGYIAGFVLAGALVGALAGRGGDRTPLRTAGTMVLGNLVIYAVGVPWLMAAASMDLGTAFDKGVLPFLIGDALKIVVAAGLLPVTWALVNRFRRQN; encoded by the coding sequence TTGTCGACGCTGACCCTCGCCGCCCGCCGTCCGGTGCTGGCGGATCTCATCCCCGGTGCGCTGGTCCGTGACATCACCCTGGTCGCCGCCGGCGCCGGGCTCACCGGCCTGGCCGCGCAGCTGGTCATCCCGGTTCCCGGCAGCCCGGTGCCGATGACCGGCCAGACCTTCGCCGCCCTGCTGGTCGGCGCGGCGCTGGGCTGGCAGCGCGGCGGCGCGGCCATGCTGCTCTACCTGCTCGTCGGCGCGGCCGGCGTGCCGTGGTTCAACGGCGGCACCTCCGGCATGTTCGGCGCCAGCGCCGGGTACATCGCCGGCTTCGTGCTGGCCGGGGCGCTGGTGGGCGCGCTGGCCGGGCGCGGCGGCGACCGCACCCCGCTGCGCACCGCGGGCACCATGGTGCTCGGCAACCTGGTGATCTACGCGGTCGGCGTGCCGTGGCTGATGGCCGCCGCGTCGATGGACCTCGGCACCGCCTTCGACAAGGGCGTGCTGCCGTTCCTGATCGGTGACGCGCTGAAGATCGTCGTGGCGGCCGGCCTGCTGCCGGTCACCTGGGCGCTGGTGAACCGCTTCCGCCGCCAGAACTGA
- a CDS encoding ATP-dependent DNA helicase, whose amino-acid sequence MPKTAELTAARKGSLPGVLELLTHAVESVGGAERPGQVAMADAVGRAIRTGEHLAVQAGTGTGKSLAYLVPAIRHAVEKGTTVVVSTATIALQRQLVDRDLPRLAKALKKPLGREPTFAILKGRRNYLCLHRLDTGAPEEPEDQGLFDPFAVSRMGKEVKRLHEWSSDTETGDRDELVPGVSDQAWRQVSVSARECLGVSRCPIGTDCFAERARAEAGRADVVVTNHALLAIDALQGYQVLPEHDVVVIDEAHELVDRVTSVATAELTSAMVSTAGRRCGKLIDADVADRLMEASDGLALVLDDLPSGRMDSLPQALKGALPAVRDAAHTCLSALGSDRKDDGADEATARKLARTLLEEVHDTAVRLLEAFDEDQAHRPDVVWLSGDPYSSNPRPPALHVAPLSVAGLLRERVFGQTTTVLTSATLALGGTFDTLARQWGLPPSQAAERKPDPGTATEKAAPSDKETVRWTGLDVGSPFDHRKNGILYMAKHLPTPGRDGLAERTLDEIAELIEAAGGRTLGLFSSMRAAKQATEELRDRVKHPILCQGDDSTSLLVRKFSEDPRTCLFGTLSLWQGVDVPGPALQLVLVDRLPFPRPDDPVSSARQRAVEARGGNGFLTVAATHAALLLAQGVGRLHRSTSDRGVVAILDSRLANARYGGFLRASLPPFWPTTDPEVARAALRRLDAAAPA is encoded by the coding sequence GTGCCGAAGACCGCTGAGCTCACCGCCGCACGCAAGGGCAGCCTTCCGGGGGTGCTGGAGTTGCTCACGCACGCCGTGGAGTCGGTCGGCGGGGCCGAGCGCCCCGGCCAGGTGGCGATGGCCGACGCGGTCGGCCGCGCCATCCGCACCGGCGAGCACCTGGCCGTGCAGGCGGGCACCGGGACCGGCAAGTCGCTGGCCTACCTGGTGCCCGCGATCCGGCACGCGGTGGAGAAGGGCACCACGGTGGTGGTCTCCACCGCGACCATCGCGCTGCAGCGCCAGCTCGTCGACCGGGACCTGCCCCGGCTGGCGAAGGCGCTGAAGAAGCCGCTCGGGCGCGAGCCGACCTTCGCCATTCTCAAGGGCCGCCGCAACTACCTCTGCCTGCACCGGCTCGACACCGGTGCCCCGGAGGAGCCGGAGGACCAGGGCCTGTTCGACCCGTTCGCGGTGTCGCGCATGGGCAAGGAGGTCAAGCGGCTGCACGAGTGGTCCTCGGACACCGAGACCGGCGACCGCGACGAGCTGGTGCCCGGCGTGTCCGACCAGGCGTGGCGGCAGGTGTCGGTGTCCGCGCGCGAATGCCTCGGCGTGTCCCGCTGCCCGATCGGCACCGACTGCTTCGCCGAGCGCGCGCGGGCCGAGGCCGGGCGCGCGGACGTGGTGGTCACCAACCACGCGCTGCTCGCCATCGACGCGCTGCAGGGTTACCAGGTGCTGCCCGAGCACGACGTGGTGGTCATCGACGAGGCGCACGAGCTGGTCGACAGGGTGACCTCGGTGGCCACCGCGGAGCTGACCAGCGCGATGGTGTCCACCGCCGGGCGCCGCTGCGGCAAGCTGATCGACGCCGACGTGGCCGACCGGCTGATGGAGGCCAGCGACGGGCTGGCGCTGGTGCTCGACGACCTGCCGTCCGGCCGGATGGACTCGCTGCCGCAGGCGCTGAAGGGCGCGCTGCCCGCGGTCCGGGACGCCGCGCACACCTGCCTGTCGGCGCTCGGGTCCGACCGCAAGGACGACGGCGCCGACGAGGCGACCGCCCGCAAGCTCGCGCGCACGCTGCTGGAGGAGGTGCACGACACCGCGGTCCGGTTGCTGGAGGCGTTCGACGAGGACCAGGCGCACCGGCCGGACGTGGTGTGGCTCAGCGGCGACCCGTACTCGTCGAACCCGCGGCCGCCCGCGCTGCACGTGGCGCCGCTGAGCGTGGCGGGGCTGCTGCGGGAGCGCGTCTTCGGCCAGACCACGACCGTGCTGACGTCGGCCACGCTGGCGCTCGGCGGCACCTTCGACACGCTGGCCAGGCAGTGGGGGCTGCCGCCGTCGCAGGCGGCCGAGCGGAAGCCCGACCCCGGCACGGCCACGGAGAAGGCGGCGCCGTCGGACAAGGAGACCGTGCGGTGGACCGGGCTGGACGTCGGTTCGCCGTTCGACCACCGCAAGAACGGCATTCTGTACATGGCCAAGCACCTGCCGACGCCCGGCCGGGACGGGCTCGCCGAGCGCACGCTCGACGAGATCGCCGAGCTGATCGAGGCGGCGGGCGGGCGCACGCTCGGGCTGTTCTCGTCGATGCGCGCGGCGAAGCAGGCCACCGAGGAGCTGCGGGACCGGGTCAAGCACCCGATCCTTTGCCAGGGCGACGATTCGACCTCGCTGCTGGTGCGCAAGTTCAGCGAGGACCCGCGGACGTGCCTGTTCGGCACGTTGTCGCTGTGGCAGGGCGTGGACGTGCCGGGGCCGGCGTTGCAGCTGGTGCTGGTGGACAGGCTGCCGTTCCCGCGGCCGGACGATCCGGTGTCCTCGGCGCGGCAGCGCGCGGTGGAGGCCCGCGGTGGCAACGGTTTCCTCACCGTGGCCGCCACGCACGCCGCGCTGCTGCTGGCGCAGGGCGTCGGGCGGCTGCACCGGTCGACCAGCGACCGCGGGGTGGTGGCGATCCTCGACTCGCGGCTGGCGAACGCCAGGTACGGCGGTTTCCTGCGGGCTTCGCTGCCGCCGTTCTGGCCGACCACCGACCCGGAAGTGGCCAGGGCCGCGCTGCGGCGGCTGGATGCCGCCGCCCCCGCCTGA
- a CDS encoding PLP-dependent cysteine synthase family protein, with protein sequence MARYESLLDALGGTPLVGLPRLSPTHDVRLWAKLEDRNPTGSIKDRPALAMIEAAEREGTLRRGSTILEPTSGNTGIALAMAAKLKGYGLVCVMPENTSAERKQLLQAYGARIVFSPAAGGSNEAVRRAKELAKANPDWVMLYQYGNPANADAHYRGTGPELLKDLPTLTHFVGGLGTTGTLVGVGRYLHEAKPDVQIIAAEPRYGELVYGLRNIDEGFVPELYDASVLNGRYSVGAYDALRRTRELLEHEGIFAGISTGAVLHAALAVAEKAAARGEPADVAFVVADAGWKYLSTGAYSGTLDDAAARLDGELWA encoded by the coding sequence ATGGCTCGCTACGAGTCGCTGCTCGACGCGCTCGGCGGCACCCCGCTGGTCGGCCTGCCGAGGCTGTCGCCGACGCACGACGTGCGGTTGTGGGCGAAGCTGGAGGACCGCAACCCGACCGGGTCGATCAAGGACCGGCCGGCGCTGGCGATGATCGAGGCCGCCGAGCGGGAGGGCACGCTGCGCCGCGGGTCCACGATCCTGGAGCCGACCTCGGGCAACACCGGCATCGCGCTGGCGATGGCGGCGAAGCTCAAGGGGTACGGCCTGGTCTGCGTGATGCCGGAGAACACCTCCGCCGAGCGCAAGCAGCTGCTGCAGGCCTACGGCGCGCGGATCGTGTTCTCGCCGGCGGCCGGTGGGTCGAACGAGGCCGTGCGCCGGGCGAAGGAACTGGCCAAGGCCAATCCGGACTGGGTGATGCTCTACCAGTACGGCAACCCGGCGAACGCCGACGCGCACTACCGGGGGACCGGGCCGGAGCTGCTGAAGGACCTGCCCACGCTGACGCACTTCGTGGGCGGGCTCGGCACCACGGGCACCCTGGTCGGCGTCGGCCGGTACCTGCACGAGGCGAAGCCGGACGTGCAGATCATCGCGGCGGAGCCGCGGTACGGCGAGCTGGTGTACGGGCTGCGGAACATCGACGAGGGCTTCGTGCCCGAGCTGTACGACGCGAGCGTGCTGAACGGGCGGTACTCGGTCGGCGCCTACGACGCGCTGCGGCGGACGCGGGAACTGCTGGAGCACGAAGGCATCTTCGCGGGGATCTCGACGGGTGCCGTGCTGCACGCGGCCTTGGCCGTCGCCGAAAAGGCCGCGGCTCGCGGTGAACCGGCGGACGTGGCTTTTGTGGTCGCCGACGCCGGGTGGAAGTACCTGTCCACCGGCGCCTACAGCGGCACCCTGGACGACGCGGCCGCCCGGCTGGACGGCGAACTCTGGGCCTGA
- a CDS encoding Mov34/MPN/PAD-1 family protein, with protein MLRIRRELVDEIVAHARRDHPDEACGVIAGPDDGSDRPERFIPMLNAARSPTFYEFDSGDLLKLYREMDANNEVPVVIYHSHTATEAYPSRTDAAIASEPFAHYVLVSTRDPEVHEFRSYRIVDGEITEEPVEIEE; from the coding sequence GTGCTTCGGATCCGCCGTGAACTAGTCGACGAGATCGTCGCGCACGCCCGCCGGGACCACCCGGACGAGGCGTGCGGGGTGATCGCCGGGCCGGACGACGGCTCGGACCGCCCCGAGCGGTTCATCCCCATGCTGAACGCGGCGCGCTCGCCGACGTTCTACGAGTTCGACTCCGGTGATCTGCTCAAGCTGTACCGCGAGATGGACGCCAACAACGAGGTGCCGGTGGTGATCTACCACTCGCACACCGCCACCGAGGCCTATCCCTCGCGCACCGACGCCGCCATCGCGTCCGAGCCGTTCGCGCACTACGTGCTGGTCTCCACCAGGGATCCCGAGGTGCACGAATTCCGGTCGTACCGGATCGTCGACGGTGAGATCACCGAGGAGCCGGTCGAGATCGAGGAATAA
- a CDS encoding P1 family peptidase, with the protein MNALTDVPGVLVGHHERVGGGWATGTTVVLVPDGAVGAVDQRGGAPGTRETNLLEPENLVQRVNAVCLSGGSAYGLAAADGVMRWLGERSMGFPVGAEPHEVVPIVPAAVLFDLPRGDWGNRPDASFGYAACEAAATGEFAQGTVGAGAGAAVGSLKGGIGTASERVGEFVVGALAAVNASGEAVDLRTGRAFAADHEVDGEFGVRWPDRPGEVEAAPTDLNTTIGVVAVDAALSKAEARRLAVAAQDGLARAVRPAHTMFDGDTVFALATGARELPVASGPFADASRAGALDQLCSAAARVFARAMVHGLLAATGAGGLRAYRDVWPEAFPG; encoded by the coding sequence ATGAACGCGCTCACCGACGTGCCCGGCGTGCTGGTCGGGCACCACGAGCGGGTCGGCGGGGGCTGGGCCACCGGGACCACGGTGGTGCTGGTGCCCGACGGCGCGGTCGGCGCGGTCGACCAGCGCGGGGGCGCGCCCGGCACGCGCGAGACGAACCTGCTGGAGCCGGAGAACCTGGTGCAGCGGGTGAACGCGGTCTGCCTGTCCGGCGGGAGCGCGTACGGCCTGGCCGCCGCGGACGGCGTGATGCGCTGGCTGGGCGAGCGGTCGATGGGCTTCCCCGTGGGCGCGGAACCGCACGAGGTGGTGCCGATCGTGCCCGCCGCGGTGTTGTTCGACCTGCCTCGCGGCGACTGGGGCAACCGGCCGGACGCGTCCTTCGGTTACGCGGCCTGCGAAGCGGCCGCCACCGGCGAGTTCGCGCAGGGCACGGTGGGTGCCGGGGCCGGGGCGGCGGTCGGCTCGCTCAAGGGCGGTATCGGCACCGCGAGTGAGCGCGTCGGTGAGTTCGTGGTCGGCGCGCTGGCCGCGGTGAACGCCTCCGGTGAGGCCGTCGACCTGCGGACCGGTCGCGCGTTCGCGGCGGACCACGAGGTGGACGGCGAGTTCGGGGTGCGCTGGCCGGACCGGCCCGGCGAGGTCGAGGCCGCGCCGACGGACCTGAACACCACGATCGGTGTGGTCGCGGTGGACGCGGCGTTGTCGAAGGCCGAGGCGCGGCGGCTGGCGGTCGCCGCGCAGGACGGTCTCGCGCGGGCCGTGCGCCCGGCGCACACCATGTTCGACGGCGACACCGTGTTCGCGCTGGCCACCGGGGCGCGTGAGCTGCCGGTGGCGAGCGGGCCGTTCGCCGACGCCTCGCGCGCGGGCGCGCTCGACCAGCTGTGCTCCGCCGCCGCGCGGGTGTTCGCCAGGGCGATGGTGCACGGCCTGCTGGCCGCCACCGGGGCCGGTGGCCTGCGTGCCTACCGCGACGTATGGCCGGAGGCCTTCCCCGGCTGA
- a CDS encoding methylated-DNA--[protein]-cysteine S-methyltransferase, with translation METVAFGGLATEVGRVLVAVTPAGLASTAFDDTPELRERIAARLGLPVVSDPPRVEPVLAELREYFDGTRERFEFPVDWRLYSSTQQRVLGTLYETVPYGKTVTYGELAERSGTGVPARGIGSIMGSNPIPIVVPCHRVLASTGLGGFSGGDGVPSKRQLLTLEGRLPQGLW, from the coding sequence ATGGAGACGGTGGCGTTCGGCGGCCTGGCGACCGAGGTGGGCCGGGTACTGGTCGCGGTGACCCCGGCCGGGCTGGCTTCGACGGCCTTCGACGACACCCCGGAGCTGCGGGAACGGATCGCCGCGCGCCTCGGCCTGCCGGTGGTTTCCGATCCGCCGCGGGTGGAGCCGGTGCTGGCCGAGCTGCGCGAGTACTTCGACGGCACGCGGGAACGGTTCGAGTTCCCCGTGGACTGGCGCCTGTACTCGTCGACGCAGCAGCGGGTGCTCGGCACGTTGTACGAAACGGTGCCGTACGGGAAAACGGTGACCTACGGGGAACTGGCGGAACGCAGCGGCACGGGCGTGCCCGCGCGCGGGATCGGCTCGATCATGGGCAGCAACCCGATCCCGATCGTGGTGCCGTGCCACCGGGTGCTGGCCAGCACCGGCCTCGGCGGCTTCAGCGGCGGGGACGGCGTGCCGTCGAAACGGCAGCTGCTGACGCTGGAAGGGCGGTTGCCCCAGGGCCTGTGGTGA
- a CDS encoding isochorismatase family protein has protein sequence MANALIVVDVQNDFCEGGALGVAGGAELAARISGFLRENAYDQVVATRDYHIDPGAHFSDEPDFVRSWPRHCEAGTPGAAFHPALDVAPISAVFSKGQYSDGYSGFEGSTETGENLADWLRAREVDSVDVVGIATDHCVRATALDAAEAGFRVRVLLDLTAGVSRSTVDKALADLRTAGAELTGTPVVSG, from the coding sequence ATGGCGAACGCGTTGATCGTGGTGGACGTGCAGAACGACTTCTGCGAGGGCGGGGCGCTGGGGGTGGCCGGCGGCGCCGAGCTGGCCGCCCGGATCTCCGGTTTCCTGCGGGAGAACGCCTACGACCAGGTGGTCGCGACCAGGGACTACCACATCGATCCCGGCGCGCACTTCAGCGACGAACCGGACTTCGTGCGGTCGTGGCCGCGGCACTGCGAGGCCGGTACGCCCGGCGCGGCCTTCCACCCCGCGCTCGACGTGGCGCCGATCTCCGCGGTGTTCTCGAAGGGCCAGTACAGCGACGGCTACTCCGGCTTCGAGGGCAGCACCGAAACCGGCGAGAACCTGGCGGACTGGCTGCGCGCGCGGGAGGTGGACAGCGTCGACGTGGTCGGCATCGCCACCGACCACTGCGTCCGGGCGACCGCGCTGGACGCCGCCGAGGCCGGTTTCCGCGTGCGGGTGCTGCTCGACCTGACCGCGGGCGTCTCGCGGTCCACTGTGGACAAGGCGCTGGCCGACCTGCGCACCGCCGGTGCCGAGCTGACCGGCACCCCGGTGGTCAGCGGCTGA
- a CDS encoding nicotinate phosphoribosyltransferase translates to MAWTRTGSELSTALLTDHYELTMLGSALADGTADRPCVFEVFARRLPDGRRYGVVAGTARVIDAIGDFRFTDAEISQLESTAVVDAETLSWLADYEFSGDVDGYAEGELYFPGSPILTVRGSFAEAVVLETLVLSILNHDSAIASAAARMSSAAHGRPIIEMGGRRTHEYAAVAAARAAYLAGFATTSNLEAGRRYGIPTRGTVAHAFMLLHDSEEQAFRAQVDKLGADTTLLVDTYDITAGIETAVRVAGPELGAIRIDSGDVGPLARRAREQLDALGAKDTRIVVSGDLDEHAIAALRAEPVDAYGVGTSVVTGSGAPTAGMVYKLVEVDGRPVAKRSTHKESRGGRKGAIRRHKPTGTALEEVVYPAGGPAPELGPDDRELQIPLVRAGQPVDDLPTLDDARQLLRKGLVSLPWEGLKLSHGEPAVPTVFR, encoded by the coding sequence ATGGCCTGGACGCGAACCGGCAGCGAGCTCAGCACCGCGCTGCTCACCGACCACTACGAGCTGACCATGCTGGGCAGCGCGCTCGCCGACGGCACCGCCGACCGGCCCTGTGTTTTCGAGGTGTTCGCCCGGCGGCTGCCGGACGGGCGGCGCTACGGCGTCGTCGCGGGCACCGCGCGGGTGATCGACGCGATCGGGGACTTCCGCTTCACCGACGCCGAGATCAGCCAGCTGGAGTCGACCGCCGTGGTGGACGCCGAGACGCTGTCCTGGCTGGCCGACTACGAGTTCAGCGGCGACGTGGACGGCTACGCCGAGGGCGAGCTGTACTTCCCCGGCTCCCCCATCCTCACCGTCCGCGGCAGCTTCGCCGAGGCCGTGGTGCTGGAGACGCTGGTGCTGTCCATCCTCAACCACGACAGCGCGATCGCCTCGGCCGCCGCGCGCATGTCCAGCGCCGCGCACGGCAGGCCGATCATCGAGATGGGCGGGCGCCGCACGCACGAGTACGCCGCGGTCGCCGCCGCCAGGGCCGCCTACCTGGCCGGTTTCGCCACCACCTCCAACCTGGAGGCCGGCCGCCGCTACGGCATCCCCACCCGCGGTACCGTCGCGCACGCGTTCATGCTGCTGCACGACAGCGAGGAGCAGGCGTTCCGCGCGCAGGTGGACAAGCTCGGCGCGGACACCACGCTGCTGGTGGACACCTACGACATCACCGCGGGCATCGAGACCGCGGTCCGGGTGGCCGGGCCGGAACTGGGCGCCATCCGGATCGATTCCGGCGACGTGGGCCCGCTGGCCCGCCGGGCCCGCGAGCAGCTCGACGCGCTCGGGGCCAAGGACACCAGGATCGTGGTCTCCGGTGACCTCGACGAGCACGCCATCGCGGCCCTGCGTGCCGAGCCGGTGGACGCGTACGGCGTGGGCACCTCGGTGGTCACCGGTTCCGGCGCGCCGACCGCGGGCATGGTCTACAAGCTGGTCGAGGTGGACGGCCGCCCGGTCGCCAAGCGCAGCACGCACAAGGAGTCGCGCGGGGGCCGCAAGGGCGCCATCCGGCGGCACAAGCCGACCGGCACCGCGCTCGAAGAGGTGGTCTACCCGGCCGGCGGGCCCGCGCCCGAACTCGGCCCGGACGACCGCGAACTGCAGATCCCCCTGGTGCGGGCTGGACAGCCCGTCGACGACCTGCCCACCCTGGACGACGCGCGGCAACTCCTGCGCAAGGGCCTGGTCAGCCTGCCGTGGGAGGGCCTGAAGCTGTCGCACGGCGAGCCCGCCGTGCCCACCGTTTTCCGCTGA
- a CDS encoding DUF2017 domain-containing protein, which translates to MKPWRRKGARLQAGFEQQEAAVLRGLISQVDDMLRARSEEAPQDELAELTGIRTGPSEAPSDPVLSRLLPDFHRLDPDAPAKEDLDSAAALRSLHEPEVLDAKVGVAAVVLETLSPDGGEVRLSFEQADAWLSALNDVRLALGTALDVTEDMPDELPPEDPRAPHLGVYHWLTWVQESLVQALTE; encoded by the coding sequence GTGAAGCCGTGGCGCCGCAAGGGCGCACGCCTGCAGGCCGGCTTCGAGCAGCAGGAGGCCGCCGTGCTGCGCGGCCTGATCAGCCAGGTCGACGACATGCTGCGCGCCCGGTCGGAGGAGGCGCCGCAGGACGAGCTGGCCGAGCTGACCGGCATCCGCACCGGCCCCAGCGAGGCGCCGAGCGACCCGGTGCTCTCGCGCCTGCTGCCCGACTTCCACCGCCTGGACCCGGACGCCCCGGCCAAGGAGGACCTCGACTCCGCCGCCGCGCTGCGCTCGCTGCACGAGCCGGAGGTGCTCGACGCGAAGGTCGGCGTGGCCGCCGTGGTGCTGGAGACGCTGTCGCCGGACGGCGGTGAGGTGCGGCTGAGCTTCGAGCAGGCCGACGCCTGGCTGTCCGCGCTGAACGACGTGCGCCTGGCGCTCGGCACCGCGCTCGACGTCACCGAGGACATGCCCGACGAGCTGCCGCCGGAGGACCCGCGCGCGCCGCACCTCGGGGTGTACCACTGGCTGACCTGGGTGCAGGAAAGCCTGGTACAGGCGCTGACCGAATGA
- a CDS encoding choice-of-anchor P family protein, producing the protein MSKLRKAAIAACACGGLLVAPGAAQAAPVASASATAGTVDVTAGAQTVREGPIAECRLGAQDTASSPGVEAGTTRFGKSESQCSRAETGFATGMVRGQRFETKVLRKYGGPTIKVRTYSARCDTTTNGASGLVELSDVAGIEVPSSIPPGHTVDLPGEDGKPLARVVLNEIVVPEPPDGSLATNAMRIQLFPEGGPATGEIVVGSASCDPYGDA; encoded by the coding sequence GTGTCGAAGTTGAGGAAGGCCGCGATAGCGGCGTGCGCGTGCGGCGGGCTGCTCGTCGCACCGGGAGCGGCGCAAGCGGCACCGGTGGCCAGCGCGTCCGCGACCGCGGGCACGGTCGACGTCACCGCGGGTGCGCAGACCGTGCGGGAGGGGCCGATCGCCGAATGTCGGCTGGGTGCGCAGGACACCGCCAGCTCACCCGGCGTCGAGGCCGGGACCACGCGGTTCGGCAAGAGCGAGTCGCAGTGCTCGCGCGCGGAAACCGGGTTCGCCACCGGCATGGTGCGCGGGCAGCGGTTCGAGACCAAGGTGCTGCGCAAGTACGGCGGCCCGACGATCAAGGTGCGCACGTACAGCGCGCGCTGCGACACCACCACCAACGGCGCCAGCGGCCTGGTCGAGCTGAGCGACGTGGCCGGCATCGAGGTGCCGTCGAGCATCCCGCCCGGTCACACCGTGGACCTGCCCGGCGAGGACGGCAAGCCGCTGGCCCGCGTGGTGCTCAACGAGATCGTCGTGCCGGAGCCGCCGGACGGCAGCCTGGCCACCAACGCGATGCGCATCCAGCTGTTCCCGGAGGGCGGCCCGGCCACCGGCGAGATCGTCGTCGGCTCGGCCAGCTGCGACCCGTACGGTGACGCCTGA
- a CDS encoding MoaD/ThiS family protein has protein sequence MAVNVSIPTILRTHTGGEKSVEASGKTVLEVIDDVESRHGGIKARLVKDEKLHRFINVYVNDEDVRFAGGLDAEVKDGDTLTILPAVAGGAR, from the coding sequence ATGGCCGTGAACGTGTCCATCCCGACCATCCTGCGCACGCACACCGGCGGCGAGAAGTCCGTCGAGGCGAGCGGCAAGACGGTGCTCGAGGTGATCGACGACGTGGAGAGCCGCCACGGTGGCATCAAGGCGCGCCTGGTCAAGGACGAGAAGCTGCACCGGTTCATCAACGTCTACGTCAACGACGAGGACGTGCGCTTCGCCGGTGGGCTGGACGCCGAGGTCAAGGACGGCGACACGCTGACCATCCTGCCCGCGGTGGCCGGCGGCGCGCGCTAG
- a CDS encoding rhomboid family intramembrane serine protease — MTLPEPVNPPKPPVPPGKRILPPKPLASLVVVTGFVALLWVIEGIDTVLAHPFDDDGIWPRTIEQWDGMIWAPLLHYGWDHLAANSVPLLVLGLLATSGGLRQFFGVITTIWLFAGVGTFLIGSAGVHAGASSLVFGLLTFLLLRGLFARSILQILIAAGVFLLYGYALWGVLPAEPGVSWEGHLCGAIGGIVAAWMVGKSLRPAKPQPAL, encoded by the coding sequence ATGACGTTGCCCGAGCCGGTCAACCCGCCCAAACCGCCGGTCCCGCCCGGCAAGCGGATCCTGCCGCCGAAACCGCTGGCCTCACTGGTGGTGGTCACCGGCTTCGTCGCGCTGCTCTGGGTGATCGAGGGCATCGACACCGTGCTCGCCCACCCCTTCGACGACGACGGCATCTGGCCGCGCACCATCGAGCAGTGGGACGGCATGATCTGGGCCCCGCTGCTGCACTACGGCTGGGACCACCTCGCCGCGAATTCGGTGCCGCTGCTCGTGCTGGGCCTGCTCGCCACCTCCGGCGGCCTGCGGCAGTTCTTCGGCGTGATCACCACCATCTGGCTCTTCGCCGGCGTCGGCACCTTCCTGATCGGCAGCGCGGGCGTGCACGCCGGTGCGTCCAGCCTGGTCTTCGGCTTGCTCACCTTCCTGCTGCTGCGTGGCCTGTTCGCGCGCAGCATCCTGCAGATCCTGATCGCCGCCGGGGTTTTCCTGCTCTACGGCTACGCGTTGTGGGGTGTGCTCCCGGCCGAGCCCGGCGTTTCCTGGGAAGGCCACCTGTGCGGTGCCATCGGGGGCATCGTCGCGGCTTGGATGGTCGGGAAGTCGCTCCGGCCAGCCAAGCCGCAACCCGCCCTCTAG